Within Vigna unguiculata cultivar IT97K-499-35 chromosome 2, ASM411807v1, whole genome shotgun sequence, the genomic segment CCCTGGTTCACGTTTGCAGCAACTCTCAGTCTAGATCTTCTTCTACTACTGCAGCTTTGGGTAGATGGTCCTGCAGCGCTACTAGGTGCACTAACACTTGGAGTTCCTTGTGATTGTGCCTGTGAATTGGGTATGTTTTACAGCTCCAGATTTTGTTcgtttgaatgaaaaaaaaaattgaatgatagGTCCAGTTTGTGTTCTTACCTTTCTGTGCCTGATTCCCCTTCTACAGCTCCTAATGTTGTGTCTCATCTGCTTACACATGTTGCACTTCATGATAAGATTTTTCTTTGATAGCTTGGAATGACTGACATGTTCATCAGCTTCCCTTCTTCTCAGTTTTTTGGGTCTCCCAGGTGGTGTTTTATAAATTGGTGGGAGTAGTTCAGGTTGAGTGCTTTTAGGCCATAATTGTTGTCCATTGATTGGGGTTATTTCTGGGCTATAGCATGCCTCATATGCAGCTCTTTTGTAATATGGATGGACATAAGCTTCAGGGTTTTCCACCTTATAATTAATTGCTGCTACAGCATGTCTACAAGGTATGCCTATCAAATCCTAAAAGTAACACGTGCAAGTATGGTTACTCAGATCTACCACAAACTTCTCCATGGTGAACCCTTGTGTGACTTCAAACTTTGCACCCCCTGCCCACACTGGAAGCCAATTGCCACTTTTCTCCACTTCCCTATCAAGCCTTTTCTATGGCTTAGGCATAACATTACCAGGATatgcatttaatttttctcttagTGTTACAAATCTACTCATTGTGTATGACCTAATCCATTCCATCATACTAATAATTGGTTTATCCCTAGCTAATAAGATAGTACTATTGAATGACTCAGACAGGTTATTCATTAAAACATCACATCTAGGATATATGCTGAATGCATGCTTACACCATGAGCTTCTAGGTATGCCAATTAACCCTCTGTTCTAGCTCACCATCTTCTGCCTCAACCCCTTGTTTTACCTTAACCTCCTCTTGTTGTACATGAACCTCTTGATCACCCTCAACTCCTATGTTTGTCTCACCAACCGGACCACCATCAACTCCTATTTCTGTCTCACACCTCTGTGCCTCAACCCCTTCTTCAACCTCAACCTCTTGTTCTACTTGAACCTCTTCATCACCCTCAACTCCTATGTCCGTCTCACCAATCGGACCACCATCAACTCCTATTTCGGTCTCACACCTCTGTGCCTCAACCCCAACTTCTTCCTGACCAACTTCTTCATCCATTCCAGGACCAGTAATAAAATGAACCACCTCAGGCTGACAAGGAATGTGCTGGACATATATATCTACTTCTTCATTTCTATCCTCCGCATACTTAGCCAACGCCAATGCCTCCTTATCGTCACTCAACAATCTTAGGTTGTTCAACAACGTTTCCTTCGAGCCCTTCCACCAAAGTCTAACATCTCCAGCGTATTTGAACTCCTTCACGATGCCTAATGCTTCAAAGAATGACCAAAAATCTGTGTCGATACCCGATACCACATGGATTTCACCCCCCACATACTTCAATCCCCTATTCCGTTCAAACCTACCCATGTGATGGAACGCAACCGCGAACCCCATTTCCAGCCCTACATTTGAAATCGCATCACAAACCAATCCAATCCAACATTCAACCACAAAAACGGTGAAGATAAAAGTGAACATTAAAccaaagaaattcaaaatgCATAAACGACTAACCTCACTCCTTCGTCCACCAAATGCGAGCAGTTACCACCACCTTCTTCGTCGTTCAAAGCTTGCTTCGTCGTGCCTAGGGACTGTCTTCTTCATCGTGCCTAGGGTTCTTCCAAATCTCCTCAGCTGAGATTTTTTACAAATGAATACAGCTTAATCACTTTCTAACATAACCCCCACTCAACAGCTAAGTTGGTTTAGTGAAGTTAATGACATTTTAATGCTAACAAAAACCTCAGCTAAGTTCTTTTAATCACATTAATGACATGTGCCTTATTAACGAGTAACTAAAACGTGAAAAAAAATTCCTCTCAGCTGAAAACGGGATCCTTAAGTGGCCATCCGTTAGACACGTGTGAATTAAAATTAACGGAGTTTAAAATTGGGGACCAATTCCATTAGATTTAAAACGTGGAGGACTGAATATGACTAAACGTTACGTGGGggactaaaaccaaaaattaCCCATACTTGAGGGacgaaaaatataattaaccttTAATTATTCAtcagttattaaaaaattattattcatcTAAGTTCCAAACTGAATAAAATCAACCTGACAAACATCAATCAATTAATTGGGTATCTCTCATGTTCTAAGTGTCTATGTTTTAGATCTATATTATTTTGCCCCTTAGATTAAGCAAACAAGATATTATCAAAATTAAGCAAAAGTAAAAGAAATCTAATTAAGGCTTAGGATTGAATTTTCAACAATTGTTCAAAGACAATATTAAggacaaaaattagaattaaaaaatatcatatgatATAGTACActattgattaatttataaacatctCTTATGTTCCAAGCATTTACATTTGAGATTTATATTCCTTTATATCTTGAATTAAACAAACAAGAGATTGTTAGAACTAATAAAACTAATAAGAGCttcaataaaatatcaaaattgaattatCAACAAGCTTGCAAAGAGAGTTTTAATATCAAAAATTAGAATTCAAAATGAACAAACAATATAAGCAAACTATGTGTTACATAATTAGACTGTTGAACCTACTAAACACAAAACTTCAAAATTTACTACGAAAAAACTAGAGAATTAACCTAGAAGATTTGTTGCATTAAACGACCCCAATAACTAATGAGGTTTTTATGATAACAAAACATTCTACCAGACATGTAAGTCTTTGTCTACAAGTGAAGACAGTAGACAACTTAAAAAGAACGTTTAACAAATATAGTAGGGTTAAGGAATTAATTAATATGGTTTGAagatcaaaatatatgaagtgTATTATTGCTTGCAGGTGTTTAAATGATTGATAATCAAATATCGTGTGTGATAACAAAAGCAAGAAGTTGGGTAAATGCAAAGACCAAGTCTAGGAATTGGACAAGTCAAAGTGTTTAACAAGTCTAACAGTAGCAATTATCACTGCAACAAATTTCCATATTTGCGAGGGAACAATCCCTAGGTAATCCCTCGCAAAACGATTTAGCGAAAGATTAGTGAGGAACTAGCGCGGACATTGAACCATAACTAAATTATAAGTAGCTAATTGGCGAGGAAACTACTacgtagctaatccctagcaaaatgtTTGTAGCAAACCCTTAGCTAATACCTAGCAAAATGTTTGTAGCAAATCCTTACCTAATCCCTAGAAAACTAGTTGTAGCAAATCTCTAATTAATCCCTACCAAACTAGTTGTAACAAATCCCTAACCAATCCCTAGCAAACTACTGTAGCAAATTCCTAACTAATCTCTACCAAACTAGTTGTAGCAAATTCCTAGCAAAGTGGTTGTAGCAAATCCATcactaatccctagcaaaatatTTGTAGCAAATCCCATGCTAATCCCTAGGAAAGTGGTTGTAGCAAAtctgtaacaccccaattttgaGATGTCACTGAAAGTTAGAAAATGAACGCATTTGACGGAAAAACattatcattgaaaatgtactaataaaaaaactttaatttgatttaaaataaaatatatataattgaaataataactgcgaaaagaaaattacatagtCTTCAATATCTGATTTATTTATCCCATCCTCTCAACGATACTTCTTGTCTGAATCCTATGCATTATCAATTGCTCCCGTATAGCACACACatcatacgatcatcgcacatacaacaaacacacaaataaacaaataggggtaagctaatgtaaacaatgatatataaaagattcTTAGTAAAATAACACTTTTCAAATAAGTCACATTCAATACAATACTTAAGCATCATAATCACAATCACACTCCTCATGCAATACATGAGATTTCCAGATTTCCAACCTAATACACACCATCACATCATACACAGAAGAATAAAGTTTCATAACGAAAAACTCTCAAAACACTCGTAGTTTTATCAAGCTTTAACATAAGATATATTAAATTGACAAAACCTACACCTATACAACCCACTAACGTCACATTGGAACTGTGATTGGAAGACTTTTCTCCTAAACAAAAAGTGACACAAAAGCTAAAAAAGAATGAAGAGAAACAATTCTATTTCATGTGGGCCCTCCCAAAATATCCCATCCAATCAAAGTCTCCCTTGACTCATTTAAACATTGAAATCATGTACTACAACTTAAACAAATCGTAAACCCCGTAAAGAAGAATCTAACCCTTAAGTAAATGTGGACTTGTTGCTAAGAAAAATAGCAACCTTGCATGTACTCGTTTACCTGTTGTCTCATCAAAGGTTTCAAGCTCATTAATATAAAGGTGTAACACCAACCCATGAGTTTCTTAAATGCAAAGTTTTATCTCCCTAAACTAAAACTACTACAGGAAACATGTGCCAGCACCATAAATGAccaaaaaccaataaaaaaaatacatacatcTACACTACTCCACTCCAACATGAATAATGAGAGAAACCAAAGAGACCACAACAAAACTACCCCTAAAATATCCCCTTTTCACATTAACCTATAGTTCATGCGCCCAACAAAGAACCCCCAACTATCACCCATGCACAAAAACTGCTCCCAACGAATCAAACAACCCGCATGCAAATGCTAACGCCCAAACCACAAGGAAAGAATGCCCCCTCAAACCATTCTACCACTGCAcgcatagaaaaaaaatgattaagaaaagagTGGCTGCAACATTAACGTGCCAAGCTAATACCCGAAAATAGAATCACTCTACTACACCATGAAACTTGAAACAACCGTGCAGACCATATGTTTCCCGAAAACATCACGCGGCCATGAAGAAAGAAGTTGATGGCATACACATGAATTAATGTGAAGGCTCACCTACGCTTGGAGTGGAAAAtctgagagaaaagaaaaaaaaatttgacaataACAACATTCATCACCATTCCATGTACCCATACACACTCCTCAAATTTTCATACATCAATTAAACAAGAATAATGAGAAAAACAAGGTTAAGCTTTATTCATCAAGAGAAAAGAAACcaaatgaaaaaggaaacaaagtGTAGCTTCAAAAATAGAAACAATGTCAACTTCCCCTACCTGATTCAAGTGTACGTCTTTCAGTTTGTGTCTCTTCCTATCTCCCGTAACTTCTTCTTTCGCTCTTTAGGGTTCTCTCTCGGACTCCAAATCTCTCCCTTACGGTTTCTTTCCTCTTCTTTACTATGCCTCCCCACAACCCCTAACCCTAAAGGCTTTTTTAATCTTATGCAGCTATCTACACTATTATATCTAAAACCCTTTATATCCCAACcaacttattttcttttcttttttcggtTACTACCactctaaaatataaaaacggATCTGCTTGTTTCTTACTTATCTAtgatatatatagatatatacatatatatatatatatatatatatatatatatatgtatatatatatatatatacatatatgtatatatatatatacatatatatatatacatatatatatatatatatatatatatatatcagcgACGACTTTTAggagaaataaaagaatataaatatatattgtagATCTTTGTGCATGAATGGCAGCaaaggagaaaaagaatgaaagtAAAACCAAAGTGTTGCAGCATGCACTCCcgtttgaaaacaaatttgaggagagagaaattaaagaattttttgtGGGCCCCACAACACAATTAAAGAAGGAGGAGaaaatcataaacaataaaCCACAACCTGATAATGACAAGGGTCGAACCTACACTACATCACACACCAGAAACCAACCACTAAACCAaatactttttcatattataatacACATAATACACACCACTTAACTATTTATACATATCtacaacattaaatataatattaaaatttaaaataaatgaaataataacttACATCACTTAAAAATTATCcgatatttaataattaaataaataaattaaatcaacaaTCTTTATCAAgtcatcattttttttcatgtgtttcTCTTTATTCTAAAATTTCTCGGATCTTATAAAATTCCTCATTAATCCTTAGAAAACAtgtttgtagcaaatccctagctaatccctagcaaagtgGTTGTAGCAAATCTCTTGCTAATTCCTAGCGAAATGGTTGTAGCAAATCTCTAGCTAATCCCTAACGAAATGATTGTAGCAAATTTCTTGTTAATCCCTAACAAAAGTGGTGTAGAAAATCTCCTTGATTCAACATTTTCCACACACATAATTGAAAGTATGTTCTTTTAGCTTTGCTCTTTGACTGGAGTATTAGTTGCTACTGTATTTGTATGTCCAAATGTAGTATTGCAAAGCTAATTTGATTTACACACAATGAATTAAGAAATGTACATGTTCACATGTCTTGCTACATTGTTTTTAAAGCAGAAAACTTGAACAACAAAtacacattatatatatatatatatatatatatatatatatatataaacatctACATGACGGTCATACTCATTAACTACACGGCCTTCTCGTAGCCAATAATGTCGCCTACTCTAACTTAGAGAAAATCAATTAAAGTCATTGTGGAAAAGGTGTTAAACCCAAAGCTTGGGCCCAACCAAGCCCACACAAGCCGAATAAACGATTAGCCCACCAAAGAAGTAATCCAGGCCTAAACCATGGTCTAAACAAAGGAAACGAGGTTAATCTTCTATAAATAAGAATGGACCCTGACTATTAGAGGTACGCATTTCATTAGTGCATAATCTGAGATTTGACTTGGAGAGCTTTGACTGACTTGAtcatgagagagagagagagggagctGGAGAAAGAGAAGATCACGACAGCAGAGAGAGGCTGCAAATCTGGAGCGTAAGGTAGAGCAAAGCACTTGTGAGAGGAGAAGCGTGGAACAAAGGTAAGAAAACAATAtgtattatgtatattattCTGTGTGTTACAAAGGGAGAAACCTAAAATGGGGTTTTATAGAAAAAGCGAAAAGGGGTTACAAAAACCTTAGATTATTGATTGAATCAGTAATCGATCTATAGAAAATGGGAAAAAGGGAAACCCTAAGGAGTTAGGATTTCAATAATACCTTAGGAAGGTGGTGGTTGTTCCTAACAATCATGCCGAACGAACTTGGGTCAAGTTGGGTCGAAACATTGGCATCGTTTGTGGGGACAACAACTCCCCTTGCCCTCGATTGGGGGGCTTGTTCCGGTACACCCATAAGTCTCACATCGCTTAGGAGTCAAGGTCAATCGTACTTTAAAAACTTCTTCCTCCCTTCACCCTCTAAGGCACCTTTAAGGACAAAACCATAACAAAGCTTCACACTCCAAAGCGGACAATATCTCGGGAATGCAGTAGTTCTTCCTGTAACATCTCGATCGGATATTACggacttaaataataaaataagaagtaattaatgaaacttcatttattataactgaTATTCCCAAAGTGCgggaaaataaaatacttttattactttcacaaaACACCAAAATCCATAAGTAATAATAAGATTGTAAttatccaaaagtccaaaatattcataattacaatttatttgaaaacataaaaaaaaaaaacttcataaaagttttGATAAAATCTTCTCCCAATACTAGCCCCGCTCCTTCTCtaggcctcaccagatccacctgcaatatcatctgctcccgtgtaccgcgtacacgattatcgccaaacacaagcagatagggtgagctaacaaattacacacatatataaatattgcacaGTTATgtatatcacacaatcacatcaaaagaattccatcctttgatatcacaccacatggccacaaccatgtgaaccgtgttctacgtcttctagtgacTACCTCAAGATgccttgctgccatacctatcggccacaaccgatagagcacgtgcgggaaaccatgctacggatcatacaccgtaacgctaggtggagttcccaaatacgaacatagttcataacgtcccaagactaccaaactcatcagctaatcactgaggagggcaatccatctggacccatttgtactagccacaaccagcacactcacaccgacaacactcgccaacctgagcTCAACTtaaaggttcctcgtgttcatccgccatcccgagctcaactcgagggatgccattctgagctcaactcgagggatgtcattccgagctcaactcgaggaatgtcgcgtgcttaacccttatcccgagctcaactcaatgAACATCAGCAAGCCGAACTTTAAGGCATCGCTAAAGCTTTGTAGATCACGTACGTCAAGAGTAAGAACACCAATATCGCTGCAGTACAAtcgcttggcgggggacacgtaccgccaggcgctgcccgCTTCCAGATCGCCTGGAGGGTGTGATGGGTCTAACCTTTGctcacattaaatatttaaattttgggaatttaatattatttttgcacTTAAGAAGTGATATTCGTTGCATCATATATGTTTGGATAATCTTAAGTTTAACAATGCAACtagaatttaatttaggtccttaagagTGTAAATAGTGAATATTTAAGTCATAAATAAgtccaaaaatcataattttggagaggaatagttcaggtactaaatgcacccccaattttcatgtttacacccttttttttcaattggaCTATCTATTTCTGAAAAAGGATATTTCTGGAGCTAactgcacccctagttttcgGGTTTACACCCTTTTCCATAATTGGACTTTGTATTTATGTTCTCAACCccttctttttactaatttgcACCCCTAATGTCATTTAAGCTTCAGTCCACCAGATTAtgccacgtggcaatcctcCGCTTACTAAATTAACCAATGAAAATATGCCACGTCCTCAATCCCTcactcactaaaataaccaATCAAAATGTGACACCTCATCACCCTCTCTCCTTCACACAaccaaaaaccctaaccctaatttttcctTCTATCTATCGATCTCCATGCTGCAGCCGCAGCCGCCACCCTCCATGGCAGCCATCACCTTCTCGCACAACCTCGTCGGCACTCCAACCTCTGACCATCATTGCAACTCGCGCTAGCTCTGTCGCGCCATCGTCTTCGTCGTCTACAACAACCCAAAATGGCATTCCACTTCGTCTTCTTCGCGCCTCCTTCTTCCTCCATCATCACGTTGCCGAAAAACTCCATGATTTCACCA encodes:
- the LOC114173285 gene encoding uncharacterized protein LOC114173285 isoform X1; protein product: MFTFIFTVFVVECWIGLVCDAISNVGLEMGFAVAFHHMGRFERNRGLKYVGGEIHVVSGIDTDFWSFFEALGIVKEFKYAGDVRLWWKGSKETLLNNLRLLSDDKEALALAKYAEDRNEEVDIYVQHIPCQPEVVHFITGPGMDEEVGQEEVGVEAQRCETEIGVDGGPIGETDIGVEGDEEVQVEQEVEVEEGVEAQRCETEIGVDGGPVGETNIGVEGDQEVHVQQEEVKVKQGVEAEDGELEQRVNWHT
- the LOC114173285 gene encoding uncharacterized protein LOC114173285 isoform X2, whose translation is MGFAVAFHHMGRFERNRGLKYVGGEIHVVSGIDTDFWSFFEALGIVKEFKYAGDVRLWWKGSKETLLNNLRLLSDDKEALALAKYAEDRNEEVDIYVQHIPCQPEVVHFITGPGMDEEVGQEEVGVEAQRCETEIGVDGGPIGETDIGVEGDEEVQVEQEVEVEEGVEAQRCETEIGVDGGPVGETNIGVEGDQEVHVQQEEVKVKQGVEAEDGELEQRVNWHT